The Coffea eugenioides isolate CCC68of unplaced genomic scaffold, Ceug_1.0 ScVebR1_2633;HRSCAF=3697, whole genome shotgun sequence DNA window atttgtattataattgtatataagttttgctaAACTAAATGCTAACTTTTGTATAATATATGTTTATAATTATAACATAATATACAACTaacttaataaaatttattattgtattgttatataatataattagtaGTTAgatttattattatataatataaattttatattaaacaCATATATAGAACATacgaatttgaaatcgaaataggtATTCAATTTTCGATTTGAGAAAATTCATTACTAAATTCGAACCCAATTCATACAGTTCGAAAACAAAAAACTCGATTTCTATTCCATTTTTGATTTAtcgatttcaaaaattttgatttcaatttaaattcgatcgataaatccaaacttttcgattttgcacactCTCGTAGTTGTGTACACTGAACTCTAATCCCTTTATTTGCCATCAAGCCATTTTGTTCTTAGCTGGTATAGGTAATAATTAATGTTTCAGAGACGCAAACTTTTTCCTTGTCTTTTCACCTTCATCTCTTGCCTCAGTGCTCCAATGAAAATAATATGGACCGTGGTCCCGAGTCCATTTTCTTTGCTTTTGGTCTTAAATATTGCAGTACAAGTGTACAACTCTCCGAAATTTAGCGCAATCTTTCTTTTGATATACTAGTAGGGGTGGGTTGTGCCATGCACAGCTAGTTTTCATTGGGATGTACTCATTGGTCGTGAACAATTTGGAAATCCGAGATGCAGAATAATGAGCTGGAAGGTACAAAAATAAAGTATTAAACGTTCATCCAAAGAAGCATATTACAAAGCTAACAAATAACTGAATAACTAAATAAAAGAGCAATGAGTTCACCAAGCAATAGGAAAAGGAGATGCTGCACACTttgtgttccttgtttgatggAAATGACCAAGAAGGAAGCTATGAGAATAGACAAAATGAATAAAAGCTTTTGAGCTTTAATCTGCTTCGTCAAATGTAGCCCTCTTGTTTACTGTTATAAAAAATTTCATCTAAAAAAGTAGTCAATGGTCCAATCTAATGGTGAATATATGATGAAAGTACAAAaaataattgatcaagtgattgaaATTTATACAAAGAAAAACCTAACTCTCAATAAATAGTAAGCATCCAGTCATAGCAGGTCATTGGCGGAAGTAAAATAGTGACCTATGACTTGTATAGATTGTTTGAGCGATCTAATGGTTACAAAAGGAAAGTAATTAACCACTGCAAATCCAATAGCCCAAAGTTAAGCAAGATATCAAAATTGttttaaaaaagtgaaaaatctcaaataaattaaaacCTTAAAAGTTGCTTTGTGATTAAATACGGCTTCGCTACAAATGATAATTCTTTGACTGTCtcattttaattttataaaaagATTATATACATCTTCCCTAGCACACACTTGTAGTCTTATtgcaaaaaatcatttttttcatattCCTTTTTAAATATCAATTAGAGATATGATTTATACATCTTAATATTTTTCCCACACTGTAAAAATATAAGTTTTAACATATTTTTTCCAATAAATCCTAGACAAATAAAAACCTAAGAAATTACTTTCTAAACACATAAGGctcataacttttttttttatttgaacttttttattttattaatgaaAGAGATATACACAATATTTTTCCTTACAGACGTCTAATTTTCCGAACTGAGGGCAAACCCAACTTGTCTAGAAAAATTGCCCCACGAGCTACCCTTGGGAGCATAGTGAAGCTGTCATAAATCTTGACTTGTTGGTGGGGATGAGATGTTCCGACATTGGATAAAGCGTCAGCAACTGTGTTAGCCTCTCGATAACAGTGTGATAAATGAGCAGGATCTTCCAAGAGCTTCAAAATCTGTCTGATTTCCCTTCGAATCTCCCATGGACATTGAATACGCTGCTGAATGATCTCAACTAAAAGCAATGAATCTGATTGAACCCTTATATTTTCGAAGCCCCTATTTTTACATGTTTGAAGACCAATAAGAAGGGCCCAAGTCTCTGCACGGAGAGATGTAGTTTGTCCAAGATAAGCCGAGAAAGCAATCACTGGTACGCCAAATGAATCTCGGAGAACTCCACCATGGTGGGACCCACTCCTGGATTACCTTTAGAGCATCCATCCGTGTTGAGTATCAACCTCCCTGTCTCCTTTATTTCCCAGCGAACCAATTTATATGCAATTCTACCGACAGATACATGCGATCGATCATACAAATGATGAAAAGACTGCAATTGAAGTTCTTGTTTGAAATGAATCCCCACCATAGACTGTATTTCTGAGAAAATGTTCTTACAAATAGCAGACGATTGCATCTGGACACCCTCAaacattgctttatttcttgctttccaAATCTGCCAGCAAAGTACACTAGGTAGAATGCGGTCGATAAGTCGTCGTGTCTCAGAGTCATGTAAACGTAGCCACCATCCTACGATGTGAGGACGCAAAAAAGATCCTGGACACCTGAATCCACATAGGCCTCCAAAATAGTTCCAAACTACCGAGGCAATATGTCCGTTGGCAAATAGGTGCTCAATAGACTCCACAGATGCCGAGGAGCAGCAAAAACACTTTGAGGGAAGTTGGAAGCCAAGCTTACCTAACCTATCTGGTAATGGTAGTCTTCTCAGAAACAATCTTAACATGAAGAATGAGACTTTCCAAGGAATCTGAGGATGCCAAATGTAAGTAAAAGCCATTGACTTGTGTCGGGTCTGCCTGACGTCCCCAAAAGCCGATTGGAGAGAGAACTTACCAGATGTCGTGGGCATCCAAAAGACTTCAACTTCCCTCCCTTCCTCTGGTACCGGGTGTGCCAAAATGGAAGTAAGTTTCTCGCTTGGCATCGTCGAATGTAAGAGATTTATATTCCAGTGACCATTGGTGATAAAATTTTGGAATGACAAATTTGGGATAACTTTTGCATGTAGAAATAACGCACCACTTCCCAACCAGTTGTCATACCAAAAAACATAAGGCTCATAACTGgcatatttgtttttatttttgtgcCATCAATTAACTCATCGCTTATCCAATCTCTATGCATTATGAAAAATTTACCAATTTTTCATATCTCTTCCTGTCACTAATCCAAGGAATAAGGAGAGTGtctataaaattaaataaaggcGATGCACTTATATATGCTTTGTAAATAATTAACCTAGCATTTTAAACCCTTCTCATGATGTTTATACTCtcattagaaaaaaaatatcaattttggtatttattttcccttaaagtataaataattttaaaaatctataaaaagaataaataatgTTGCATTCTGAATATTAACCTTGCATTTTAACGCTCAGGTaaggacaaaaatattaactttgCATTTGAATGCTCAGGTAAGTACAAAGCGTCTAGGTAGAGAATCTAATGACTTAGAATAATCATTTCCCAACTTTATTTTCACAAGAAAATGCTCAGTTTTTCAATAGATTAAATTCGCTCATATTTAGCATTGTCATCATTTAAAAATTATTGGCAACTTAAGCATGCTAATTTCAAAACTCTAGCTTCAAAATAGAGTTTTAACATCTACAAGAGTACAAGGAAGAAAAGAGTAGGGACAAAAAATTATTAGAAGTACGAAGAATTTTTTGTCAGTATTGTAGAGTAGGCAAATTAAATAGCAAGAAAAATAGTAAAATAGTCAAAGCTACAGAAGTAAAGCCAAAATTGAATCACAAGCACAAGACATACAAATTATTAAATATAATTCAACAATCAAATTTGACAATCAAAATTAAGGCTCAGATTATTAGTTAATAAAAGCTTTGCTAAAAGAAGAGCACAAGCATTTGAACTCAACAAATAGCCCTAT harbors:
- the LOC113757028 gene encoding uncharacterized protein LOC113757028 translates to MPSEKLTSILAHPVPEEGREVEVFWMPTTSGKFSLQSAFGDVRQTRHKSMAFTYIWHPQIPWKVSFFMLRLFLRRLPLPDRLGKLGFQLPSKCFCCSSASVESIEHLFANGHIASVVWNYFGGLCGFRCPGSFLRPHIVGWWLRLHDSETRRLIDRILPSVLCWQIWKARNKAMFEGVQMQSSAICKNIFSEIQSMVGIHFKQELQLQSFHHLYDRSHVSVGRIAYKLVRWEIKETGRLILNTDGCSKETWALLIGLQTCKNRGFENIRVQSDSLLLVEIIQQRIQCPWEIRREIRQILKLLEDPAHLSHCYREANTVADALSNVGTSHPHQQVKIYDSFTMLPRVARGAIFLDKLGLPSVRKIRRL